GTCTACCAGAGGGATGGCTGGACACCCCTGGTCGTCCACTGGTGTAAATGAATAATACAAGATACAGCTAAACATCCACTGTTAAAGAAATTAACAACAAGATGGTCGTCAATTTCGTCATTCTTCGGGTCGATGTTAGAATGTGAGAATGGACCGTTTACGACTCATTCATTACGTCTTCAACGTATCTTAAGAGCTTTTCCCCTTGTTCCTTACTTTATATATGTTTCAGACACatacatcagagagagagagagagagagagagagagagagagagagagagagagagagagagagagagagagagagagagagagagagagagagagagagagagagagagagaggaaaggcaagaaAGCGAGACATACAAAGAACGGCACATATCTAAATGCGCAGAACGCCCTGCACATCACGGCGTTCTACCTTCATTGTACAACAAGGTGTTTGCGGCGTCTCGAAGCACCGTCACTTCGCGTGTGAAGTTCACGAAGGACACCTCCGTCAGACAGTACAGCGTCGAGCCCCGGGGAATATCCTCAAtctgaattgagagagagacgaaagccAAATAGTTAAGAACAATTAAAAGCAGTGAAATTCCGGAAAAGGAAATTACACGAGacggaagtgagagaaaaaaaataagagcaaaggaagaagagaacatattaataataataacagcaatgataccTGTGATAGTGAAaatagaaacgataataataacaaaatcgacAAGAAGAACAATacgagtaatagtaatgatgatgaatatatcaataattgtaattttaaatCAGCAACACTAACAACAGCAATACAAAACGGCGATAGAATCCCCATCCTTCCTCACTCACCATCAACGGAGTTTCTCTCATGAAGGCGTACCACGTCTTGTTCAGGAACTGGTGGTAGAAAAGCCCCCCGTGAATGGTTTGCCCGAGGCCATTCGCCGTGTTGTTCCAAAAGCCACACATGATCTCCGGCTTTGGGTACATGGCGGGCGTTGTGAAGTTCCAGTACACTGTACAATTCTCGAACGACGCCGACATTTCGTATTCGTCGTGGTAATACGctgggaggggagacgaggacaGTGGGGACAGACACCAtggtttgactgtgtgtgtgtgtgtgtgtgtgtgtgtgtgtgtgtgtgtgtgtgtgtgtgtgtgtgtgattgtgtgtgtgtgtgtgattgtgtgtgtgtgtgtgattgtgtgtgtgtgtgatgtggtgtgtgtgtgtgatgtgtgtgtgtgtgtgtgtgtgtgtgtgtgtgtgtgtgtgtgtgtgattgtgttttgttgtgtgtgattgtgtggtgtgtgtgtgattgttgtgtgtgtgtgtgtgtgtgtgtgtgtgtgtgtgtgtgtgtgtgtgtgtgtgtgtgtgtgtgtgtgtgtgtgtgtgtgagcgcgcatatatacatacgaacaaCACCCTAACTcatcacacatacaacataaatatgaaTGACTTACCGAACATCTGCAGCTGATACTCATCCTGGACAGGGTTCACAATCTCGCCCTGGCGATTATGAAAGACTTTGCAGGTATAGAATCCCCTCATCATGGGCTGCGGAGAAATGAACTGGATGTTGGGCCCACTCTCGTACACTCCCTGTAGAAGCGGCACTTGCActgtggggggagggagtcagGCGCGGACGTATATATCACAGTGTTCTTAGTAAAACGACAGGAAAATTCACTTCTGGGAACGTTCATAACATTTCAACATTAATGATTTATTTAACCGCCAAAATCAGTAATAGCCGTCtgttatcaaaaataaatttttactcaATTTCTAGATCTTACACCAACACACTTATTTCGAGCAtgcttttatggttttatttcaaTGCGCCCAGTGAAGACCCAGAAGAAGAATGAAGCAACCAAAGGCGTGTGCTAGGACGGCGCTGGCACGTCCCATGCACGACCCGGGAGCAAAGGACGTAACGGAACCCCGGGAAGTCTCGCTGCCAGAGGATTTCGCAATGATGTTACATACAGGCACTTAAAGACGAGAACAAAATTTATAATTACGTGCATGGCGCTCTGCACCACGCctacattttacaaaataaacaAGCAGTAAAAATTGTTTAAGTTCCATTTCATTGCACATCGAAATATCGCGTTTCAGCCATGTGTTTGGTTTGTCTGGATACGTATCACTAAAAACCGAATCGAGATCATCGGCATTTCATTTTGGATGATGATATtggcaataaaaatagtaaaaagtaatGCAATAGCACTGATAAGGACGATGTAAGTTCTTATTATTCATGTGTCATAACCAAGCCCACTATATTTGTCAACAATGTCGTTATTCTTTCATTACCAGTACATATGCATTCTATGAATATCTTCCATATTTATGAGGATGACTAATATTCTTAGAACAAATAATTCCGATTACTCGGCCGAAATTGCCCCATTTCAAAGATGGGAAGGAGCCAATGATTAAAACGTGACTGGTCTTAAGTTCGTAGATTGTGGAAGGAGTTGCTCTCATTTTGATGTGAAACGGACTTCGCTCCTACATCCCAGACACTCACCCGTAACGACGTCGGTGCTCGGGTTCCACGAATAGACGTCGCCGTAGTCGTCCAGCGTCCACGTCACATTCACGATATCGCCATCGTTCGCCGCGTAGTTGCACTCAAGAACGTAGTTGAGATCAGGACTTCCCAGGTTCATGTACGGCACTTCTTGTCCGGACAGTGTTAACCGGATCCCCGTGACGGAGACCTGGGCTTCTGTGCCTGAAGAATGAAGGTTGAGGTTACAGCTAGGGTCGGCTGTTGACTTATTGCAGACGTGTTATTATGATTTACGGTTGGATCTTGTCTTGGTTGCAGCCATGCTACGAAGGACGGTTAAGTCAGACTATTACCTTGGTTGTAACTTGTTTGGTCAGGTTTGGTCCTGAATTATGGTTAAGTCAGATTGCTGTCACAGATTAGTCATGTCAAGCTGGGGATTTGAATTATAACTATGTTGGATTATTGTCTTGAGTGGAGGCTATCGCGTGAAACAGAAATAGCACAGATCAATATTAGGTCAGGTCTTGAATTATAGTCACGTGGAGTTGTCTGGAATTATGGCTAGACTATGTCAGGTTGTTATGGGTTTTGGTTTAGAGCAATGGTGGACTGCGGAGGgttggcaaggggggggggggctccttgGGAAAATATTCCAGGTCAGTTTGCAAGACAGTCGCCACTGCTCTTCTTAAGAATACAGCCATGTCATCGAGGAATATTGTATTACAATTAGGTAAATAAAGATTACTGAATAAAATGTACGGTTCTACAAGGCAAATATGAGTAAAGGTTATGTTAGCTTGTTTCCACGACTTGCAGCCATAAAAGGTTGTCATGAGTTAGTGTAATGTCAGGTTGTCAGGAGGTACAGCTATGTCAGGCTGCCAGGAGTATTAGCTTTGTTTAGTTGTCATAAGTAAAAgacatcattttgttgttgttacagtGTGATGTTCTTAAGTTGAGTTACGGTTAGATTGCATTATGGTTGATTTTAGGCTGAAATCCAGGGACTTTGAAATTTGCTAGAAAACcagatttagaataaaaaaagggaactgATATTATGAAGAAGGAAATGGTGTAGGTTTGAGCGGGGTTTACATATAGTTGGGACATTTTTCAGCATGTGTTCGGTTTGCTTCAAATTTATTCTGGCTCACGTTtagtttataattaaatattcaaTAGTTGCTGCCGTCAGAGCTGACATATAAATAAAGTTCAATACTGCTTTGGTCAAAGATTGTTGAAGGTCAGTGCTATTATCTAAACTTCAGTTTGGTCAAGGTTAGAATGAAGATTTGTGTAATCAGTTAAGTGAGACTTAGCTCTGAAGAATCTGGCTGAGTTGAAGCTAGAGTACGATACGTTGTCGTTTAATTTGGGTAAGGCTGAAGCGAGAATATTGGCGTCAGTTGAACAGTTTGAACTTTTGATTATGTTCAACTTTAGTGTTCGAGAGCAGCACATACGAATTTAAATGGTGAGGTAATTAATTCTTTCAACACCTGCATCATCCAATCCGTTTTTCAATACAGCTGAATGGCGACTCATTTAGAATAAACAATTTAACTcgaatggcaatatatatatggaagaacgCAGTTTTATTATCCATTGCTTATCT
The Penaeus monodon isolate SGIC_2016 chromosome 18, NSTDA_Pmon_1, whole genome shotgun sequence genome window above contains:
- the LOC119584460 gene encoding uncharacterized protein LOC119584460, giving the protein MSVESSGVLTSKMLASAIASVVVCALVVGTEAQVSVTGIRLTLSGQEVPYMNLGSPDLNYVLECNYAANDGDIVNVTWTLDDYGDVYSWNPSTDVVTVQVPLLQGVYESGPNIQFISPQPMMRGFYTCKVFHNRQGEIVNPVQDEYQLQMFAYYHDEYEMSASFENCTVYWNFTTPAMYPKPEIMCGFWNNTANGLGQTIHGGLFYHQFLNKTWYAFMRETPLMIEDIPRGSTLYCLTEVSFVNFTREVTVLRDAANTLLYNEVDDQGCPAIPLVDENMMIDLFECQENCRGECKQAGVSPVVAEFKCANGYEAYWEINDTVTYHWRLRVTCNNQQHTWSSEGGQPSTTLELPYCIYSGARIATSSLMMLVFTLLLTSRF